One Orrella dioscoreae genomic window carries:
- a CDS encoding MoaD/ThiS family protein, whose translation MSGDAKIELLYFARVAELTGKRGESWPLAQAQRGDTLLAELEARYPKLAPAARLKLAVNQLHAKPTILIQPGDEVAVFEPVTGG comes from the coding sequence GTGAGTGGCGACGCGAAGATTGAACTGCTGTATTTCGCCCGCGTCGCCGAACTGACCGGCAAGCGCGGCGAATCCTGGCCGCTGGCCCAGGCCCAGCGCGGCGACACGCTGCTGGCCGAGCTCGAGGCGCGCTATCCGAAGCTTGCGCCGGCCGCGCGCCTGAAGCTGGCCGTGAACCAGCTGCACGCCAAGCCCACCATCCTGATCCAGCCCGGCGACGAAGTCGCCGTGTTCGAACCCGTCACCGGAGGCTGA
- the moaB gene encoding molybdenum cofactor biosynthesis protein B, with protein MSDEETVSKESVSIKHLACAVLTISDTRSAGDDTSGNLLAASLAHAGHDCRKRDIVKDDVYQIRRVISDWIADEEIQVILTTGGTGFSHKDNTPRAITPLLDVDIPGFGELFRQLSFQEIGTSTVQSRALAGMANGTVIFCLPGSNNACRTAFDSIIRDQLDSRQKCNFVTHLIRE; from the coding sequence ATGAGCGACGAAGAGACCGTTTCCAAAGAAAGCGTTTCCATCAAGCACCTTGCCTGCGCGGTGCTGACCATCAGCGACACGCGCAGCGCGGGCGACGACACCTCGGGCAACCTGCTGGCCGCCAGCCTGGCGCATGCGGGCCATGACTGCCGCAAGCGCGACATCGTCAAGGACGACGTCTACCAGATCCGCCGCGTCATCAGCGACTGGATCGCCGACGAGGAGATCCAGGTCATCCTCACCACCGGCGGCACCGGCTTCTCGCACAAGGACAATACGCCGCGCGCGATCACTCCCCTGCTGGACGTCGACATCCCGGGCTTCGGCGAACTGTTCCGCCAGCTCTCCTTCCAGGAGATCGGCACCTCCACCGTGCAGTCGCGCGCGCTCGCCGGCATGGCCAACGGCACGGTGATCTTCTGCCTGCCCGGCTCCAACAACGCCTGCCGGACCGCTTTCGACAGCATCATCCGCGACCAGCTCGACAGCCGGCAGAAGTGCAATTTCGTCACCCACCTGATCCGGGAATGA
- the araD gene encoding L-arabinonate dehydratase, translating to MSDAPRKDPATLRSARWFAPDDLRSSGHRSRTMQMGYAPEEWMGKPIIAILNTWSDANPCHAHFKHRVEDVKRGILQAGGFPLELPALSLSESYVKPTTMLYRNMLAMEAEELLRSHPVDGAVLMGGCDKTTPGLVMGALSMGLPMIYLPAGPMLRGNYRGQYLGSGSDAWKFWDDRRAGLMSAQEWTEAEGGIARSYGHCMTMGTASTMTAIAEAMGLTLPGASSIPAPDANHIRMASAVGRRIVEMVHEDLTPNRIVTAAAVGNAVAVAMATGCSTNAVVHLVAMARRAGVPLTLDDLDAASRHVPVLANIRPTGTQYLMEDFYYAGGLRALMAKMGDKLDLTAMTVSGQPLGDTLAGARCYNDDVIRGLDNPIYREGSLAVLKGNLAPDGAVIKPAACDPRFHRHEGPALVFDSYPEMKAAVEDEDLDITPDHVMVLRGAGPQGGPGMPEWGMLPMPKALLKQGHRDMLRLSDARMSGTSYGACVLHVAPESHVGGPLALLRTGDIVRLDLPARRLDMLVDEAELARRRAAWTPPAAKTGRGYGWMFARHVAQADSGADFDFLTTDFGPPVAEPDIY from the coding sequence ATGAGCGACGCTCCCCGCAAGGACCCCGCCACGCTGCGCAGCGCGCGCTGGTTCGCCCCCGACGACCTGCGCAGTTCGGGGCACCGGTCCCGCACCATGCAGATGGGGTACGCGCCTGAAGAGTGGATGGGCAAGCCCATCATCGCCATCCTCAACACCTGGTCCGACGCCAACCCCTGCCACGCGCACTTCAAGCATCGCGTCGAGGACGTCAAGCGCGGCATCCTGCAGGCGGGCGGCTTTCCGCTGGAGCTGCCGGCGCTGTCGTTGTCGGAAAGCTATGTGAAGCCGACCACCATGCTGTATCGCAACATGCTGGCGATGGAGGCGGAGGAATTGCTGCGCTCGCATCCGGTGGACGGCGCGGTGCTGATGGGCGGCTGCGACAAGACCACGCCGGGCCTGGTGATGGGCGCGCTCAGCATGGGCCTGCCCATGATCTACCTGCCCGCCGGCCCCATGCTGCGCGGCAACTACCGCGGCCAGTACCTGGGCTCGGGCTCGGACGCGTGGAAGTTCTGGGACGACCGGCGCGCGGGCCTGATGTCGGCGCAGGAGTGGACGGAGGCCGAGGGCGGCATCGCGCGCTCGTATGGACATTGCATGACCATGGGCACGGCCAGCACCATGACCGCCATTGCCGAGGCGATGGGCCTGACCCTGCCGGGCGCCAGCTCGATTCCGGCGCCGGACGCCAACCACATCCGCATGGCCTCGGCCGTGGGGCGCCGCATCGTGGAGATGGTGCATGAAGACCTGACGCCGAACCGGATCGTGACGGCCGCCGCCGTGGGCAATGCCGTGGCCGTGGCCATGGCCACCGGCTGTTCGACCAATGCCGTGGTGCACCTGGTGGCCATGGCGCGGCGCGCGGGCGTGCCGCTCACGCTCGACGACCTGGATGCGGCCAGCCGGCACGTCCCCGTGCTGGCCAACATCCGGCCCACCGGCACGCAGTACCTGATGGAAGACTTCTATTACGCGGGCGGGCTGCGCGCGCTGATGGCCAAGATGGGCGACAAGCTCGACCTGACGGCCATGACGGTCAGCGGGCAACCCCTGGGCGACACCTTGGCGGGCGCGCGTTGCTACAACGACGACGTCATCCGCGGCCTGGACAACCCCATCTATCGAGAAGGCTCGCTGGCCGTGTTGAAGGGCAACCTGGCGCCGGACGGCGCGGTCATCAAGCCCGCGGCCTGTGATCCGCGTTTCCATCGCCATGAAGGTCCGGCGCTGGTCTTCGACAGCTATCCCGAGATGAAGGCCGCGGTCGAGGACGAGGACCTGGACATCACCCCCGACCATGTCATGGTCCTGCGCGGCGCCGGCCCGCAGGGCGGACCGGGCATGCCCGAGTGGGGCATGCTGCCCATGCCCAAGGCGCTGCTCAAGCAGGGCCATCGCGACATGCTGCGCCTGTCGGACGCACGCATGAGCGGCACGAGCTACGGCGCCTGCGTGCTGCACGTGGCGCCCGAGTCGCATGTGGGCGGACCGCTGGCCCTGCTGCGCACGGGCGACATCGTGCGGCTGGACCTGCCCGCCCGCCGGCTGGACATGCTGGTGGACGAGGCCGAGCTGGCGCGCCGCCGCGCGGCCTGGACGCCGCCTGCCGCCAAGACGGGGCGCGGTTATGGCTGGATGTTCGCGCGCCACGTGGCGCAGGCCGACAGCGGCGCCGACTTCGATTTCCTGACCACCGACTTCGGCCCGCCCGTCGCCGAACCCGACATCTACTGA
- a CDS encoding ribonuclease activity regulator RraA has protein sequence MSSHPLSPQTRDALSRVSTATLSTALFKRGLRNQCIQDVLPLNPGLPNMVGPAYTLRYIPAREDLNTIKVFENPEHPQRKAVEQCPAGGVMVIDSRKDARAASAGGILVTRLMQRGVAGVVTDGGFRDSAEIATLAIPAYHHRPAAPTNLCLHQAIDINLPIACGDVAVFPGDIIVGDAEAVIVIPAEMAEEIAREATEMTAFEDFVTERVRAGESIVGLYPPTHPATRERFEAWRREQGR, from the coding sequence ATGAGCTCCCACCCGCTTTCCCCGCAAACCCGCGACGCCCTGTCCCGCGTGTCCACCGCCACCCTGTCCACGGCCTTGTTCAAGCGCGGCCTGCGCAACCAGTGCATCCAGGACGTGCTGCCACTGAATCCCGGCCTGCCCAACATGGTCGGACCGGCCTATACCCTGCGCTACATCCCGGCGCGCGAGGACCTGAACACCATCAAGGTGTTCGAGAACCCCGAGCACCCGCAACGCAAGGCGGTCGAGCAGTGCCCCGCCGGCGGCGTCATGGTGATAGACAGCCGCAAGGACGCGCGCGCGGCCTCGGCGGGCGGCATCCTGGTCACCCGCCTCATGCAGCGCGGCGTGGCGGGCGTGGTCACGGACGGCGGCTTTCGCGACTCCGCCGAGATCGCCACGCTGGCCATCCCGGCCTATCACCACCGGCCCGCCGCACCCACCAACCTGTGCCTGCACCAGGCCATCGACATCAACCTGCCGATCGCCTGCGGCGACGTGGCGGTGTTCCCCGGCGACATCATCGTGGGCGATGCCGAGGCCGTGATCGTCATTCCCGCCGAGATGGCCGAGGAGATCGCGCGCGAGGCCACCGAGATGACCGCCTTCGAGGATTTCGTCACCGAGCGCGTGCGCGCCGGCGAAAGCATCGTCGGCCTGTATCCGCCCACGCATCCTGCCACGCGCGAGCGCTTCGAAGCCTGGCGCCGCGAGCAAGGGCGCTGA
- the moaC gene encoding cyclic pyranopterin monophosphate synthase MoaC: protein MTEPVAALSHLDDAGQIRMVDVGAKTPTLRTAIARGRVRLSAPAYALLTQPGQGKGEVLNTARVAGILAAKRCADLIPLCHSLPLAFAGVDFSLDDAACTVAIRATCRTSGQTGVEMEAMTAVSVAALTLYDMCKAADKGIVIEDICLEYKSGGKSGEWRRED, encoded by the coding sequence ATGACAGAACCCGTTGCGGCGCTCAGCCACCTCGATGACGCCGGCCAGATCCGGATGGTCGACGTGGGCGCCAAGACCCCGACCCTGCGCACCGCCATCGCCCGTGGCCGCGTGCGCCTCTCCGCCCCCGCCTATGCCCTGCTGACCCAGCCGGGCCAGGGCAAGGGCGAGGTACTGAACACCGCGCGCGTGGCAGGCATCCTGGCCGCCAAGCGCTGCGCCGACCTCATCCCCCTGTGCCACAGCCTGCCGCTGGCGTTCGCGGGCGTCGACTTCTCGCTGGACGATGCCGCATGCACCGTCGCTATCCGCGCCACCTGCCGCACCAGCGGCCAGACCGGCGTCGAGATGGAAGCCATGACCGCCGTCAGCGTGGCCGCGCTCACGCTCTACGACATGTGCAAGGCGGCCGACAAGGGCATCGTGATCGAGGACATCTGCCTGGAATACAAATCTGGAGGAAAGAGCGGTGAGTGGCGACGCGAAGATTGA
- a CDS encoding GntR family transcriptional regulator, translated as MKLDTLPVDLHLDRSRHAAPQVVEKLRELILSLALEPGTVLSRPELAEQFGLSQTPIRDALIQLRDEGLVDIFPQHTTVVSRIDVAAARQAHFLRRALELEIVHELAGRQDPALAARLNAHIATQEACLQAARYADFIVSDQAFHREMHEAAGVTALWELEQRYSGHVRRLRHLHLPEAGQAQRILRDHRRIVGALVSGNAAAAQTALREHLSGTLSHVDDICERYPQYVTRPAK; from the coding sequence ATGAAGCTGGACACCCTGCCCGTCGACCTGCACCTGGACCGTTCCCGCCATGCCGCCCCGCAGGTGGTGGAAAAACTCCGCGAACTGATCCTGTCGCTGGCGCTCGAGCCCGGCACCGTGCTCTCGCGCCCGGAACTGGCCGAGCAGTTCGGCTTGAGCCAGACGCCCATCCGCGACGCCCTCATCCAGTTGCGCGATGAAGGCCTGGTCGACATCTTTCCCCAGCACACCACCGTCGTCAGCCGCATCGACGTGGCGGCCGCGCGCCAGGCGCACTTCCTGCGCCGCGCGCTGGAGCTGGAAATCGTCCATGAACTCGCCGGCAGGCAGGATCCCGCGCTGGCCGCAAGGCTGAACGCGCACATCGCCACGCAGGAAGCCTGCCTGCAGGCGGCGCGCTACGCGGACTTCATCGTGTCGGACCAGGCCTTCCACCGCGAGATGCACGAGGCCGCGGGGGTGACCGCCCTGTGGGAACTGGAGCAGCGCTACAGCGGCCACGTGCGCCGCCTGCGCCACCTGCACCTGCCCGAGGCCGGCCAGGCGCAGCGCATCCTGCGTGATCACCGCCGCATCGTCGGCGCGCTGGTGTCAGGCAATGCCGCCGCCGCGCAGACAGCCTTGCGCGAGCACCTGTCCGGCACGCTCAGCCACGTCGACGACATCTGCGAACGCTATCCGCAGTATGTGACACGCCCGGCGAAGTAA
- a CDS encoding Bug family tripartite tricarboxylate transporter substrate binding protein, protein MTPYPVLCLVRRTAGLLACALLAGAAAPALAADDWPKRKPISYVVPFTVGGSTDVVGRLLAQKLGQRLGQNVVVENKPGAAGGIGASYVAKATPDGYTLFGGTISTHAINASLYKNLRYDPVADFEPVSLVATLPNVLLVDPNLGVNTVAELIEVLKKHPNKRTYASSGAGTSTHLTGALFAETIGVPLTHVPYKGTPPAMIDVSSGAVTFMFDQMTAALPLLQQGKLKLLAVTTGNRIALSPETPTLEEAGVKGFQVASWQAVYAPKGTPPEIVQRLSKEIAEVLKAPDVQAQLIQTMGMELVGGSPEDLRELMAKEIPRWAEVVKTSGATVE, encoded by the coding sequence ATGACGCCGTATCCCGTGCTTTGCCTGGTCCGCCGCACGGCGGGCCTGCTCGCCTGTGCCCTCCTGGCTGGCGCCGCCGCGCCGGCGCTGGCCGCCGATGACTGGCCCAAGCGCAAGCCCATTTCCTATGTGGTGCCGTTCACGGTCGGCGGCTCCACCGACGTGGTGGGACGCCTGCTGGCGCAGAAACTGGGCCAGCGCCTGGGGCAGAACGTGGTGGTGGAAAACAAGCCCGGCGCGGCCGGCGGCATCGGCGCCAGCTACGTCGCCAAGGCCACGCCCGATGGCTACACGCTGTTCGGCGGCACCATCAGCACGCACGCCATCAACGCCAGCCTCTACAAGAACCTGCGCTATGACCCGGTGGCCGATTTCGAGCCGGTCTCGCTGGTGGCCACGCTGCCCAATGTGCTGCTGGTGGACCCGAACCTGGGGGTGAACACGGTGGCGGAACTGATCGAGGTGCTGAAGAAGCATCCGAACAAGCGCACCTATGCGTCTTCCGGCGCCGGCACGTCCACGCACCTGACGGGCGCGCTGTTCGCCGAGACCATCGGCGTGCCGCTCACGCACGTGCCGTACAAGGGCACGCCGCCGGCCATGATCGACGTGTCCTCGGGCGCGGTCACGTTCATGTTCGACCAGATGACGGCGGCGCTGCCGCTGTTGCAGCAGGGCAAGCTGAAGCTGTTGGCCGTGACCACCGGCAATCGCATCGCGCTGTCACCGGAGACGCCGACGCTGGAGGAGGCAGGCGTGAAGGGCTTCCAGGTGGCATCCTGGCAGGCGGTCTACGCGCCCAAGGGCACGCCGCCGGAAATCGTCCAGCGTCTGTCCAAGGAAATCGCCGAGGTGTTGAAGGCGCCGGACGTGCAGGCCCAGTTGATCCAGACCATGGGCATGGAGCTGGTGGGCGGCTCGCCCGAGGATCTGCGTGAATTGATGGCCAAGGAGATTCCGCGCTGGGCGGAGGTGGTGAAGACGTCGGGTGCGACGGTGGAGTAG
- a CDS encoding Bug family tripartite tricarboxylate transporter substrate binding protein: MIRIQQGAARAGHFLSLSWRSVRLAGAGAGMAALLGAAPAAAQDWTPQRSIEIVVGFAPGGSADQIARQLSNAVKDTFPVPVVVVNRPGAAGALAAQQIAQAKPDGYQLFVGGGSETTSVGNHQKLSYDPRKDFTPVLKVARLPSVLAVKADSPHQTMQSIIEQAKKAPGSLSYGSTGEGSLFHSTMLVFQAKSGLNFLHVPYKGAADSLLALAGGQVDMAFGAPEEVMGLINGGRIKPVAVFSDKRVPAFPDVPTVTELGYPVALDNMKGLMAPAGLPEPVYRTLHDAFKAALDTPAWKGFTEKTGLMTDYADGPAFQQQIDAGYELIGDSLRTLPKP, translated from the coding sequence ATGATTCGCATCCAGCAAGGCGCGGCGCGTGCCGGGCATTTCCTTTCATTGTCGTGGCGCAGCGTCCGGTTGGCGGGGGCCGGCGCGGGCATGGCGGCGCTGCTGGGGGCAGCGCCCGCGGCCGCGCAGGACTGGACGCCGCAACGGTCCATCGAGATCGTGGTGGGCTTTGCGCCGGGCGGCTCGGCCGACCAGATCGCGCGACAGCTGTCCAATGCGGTGAAGGACACGTTCCCGGTGCCCGTGGTGGTGGTGAATCGGCCCGGCGCGGCCGGCGCGCTGGCCGCGCAGCAGATCGCGCAGGCCAAGCCCGACGGCTACCAGCTCTTCGTGGGCGGCGGCAGCGAGACGACCTCGGTGGGCAATCACCAGAAGCTCTCGTACGACCCGCGCAAGGACTTCACGCCGGTGCTGAAAGTGGCGCGCCTGCCCTCGGTGCTGGCCGTGAAGGCGGACTCGCCGCACCAGACCATGCAGTCGATCATCGAGCAGGCGAAGAAAGCGCCGGGTTCGCTGTCCTATGGCTCGACGGGCGAGGGCAGCCTGTTCCACTCCACCATGCTGGTGTTCCAGGCCAAGAGCGGGCTGAATTTCCTGCACGTGCCCTACAAGGGCGCCGCCGATTCGCTGCTGGCGCTGGCGGGCGGGCAGGTCGACATGGCCTTCGGTGCGCCCGAGGAGGTGATGGGCCTCATCAACGGCGGGCGCATCAAGCCGGTGGCTGTGTTCTCCGACAAGCGCGTGCCGGCCTTTCCCGACGTGCCCACCGTGACCGAGCTGGGCTACCCGGTGGCGCTGGACAACATGAAGGGCCTGATGGCGCCTGCCGGTTTGCCCGAGCCCGTCTATCGCACGCTGCATGACGCGTTCAAGGCCGCGCTGGATACGCCGGCCTGGAAGGGTTTCACCGAGAAGACGGGCCTCATGACCGACTATGCCGACGGCCCCGCCTTCCAGCAGCAGATCGACGCGGGCTATGAACTCATCGGTGATTCGCTGCGCACCCTGCCCAAACCCTGA
- a CDS encoding NAD(P)-dependent oxidoreductase produces MSATQSSSPVRVGFIGLGVMGRGMAGSLLRAGHAVTVFNRNAQAMPPLVEQGAQAADSIAALGASCRVVFLCLSDTAAVEAVLFGEGGLAQALAAGSTVIDTSTISAPATRGFAARLAERGVAMLDSPVSGGQQGAATGSLSCMVGGDAAVFEACLPYLQAIGSKVAHVGGVGAGQVVKACNQVAVTGVMLGVAEAFALARRHDVPPAVVREALLGGAARSMVLEKNALRLIERDFQPGFKAELMRKDLRLALQAGQDRGVFMPGAALIAQLLEGVCSAGEGSLDWSALGKLVETLSGVDEQA; encoded by the coding sequence ATGTCTGCGACTCAATCCTCTTCCCCTGTCCGCGTCGGCTTCATCGGCCTGGGCGTGATGGGGCGCGGCATGGCCGGTTCGCTGTTGCGCGCCGGGCATGCCGTGACCGTCTTCAACCGCAATGCCCAGGCCATGCCGCCGCTGGTCGAGCAGGGTGCCCAGGCCGCCGACAGCATCGCGGCGCTGGGTGCGTCATGCCGCGTGGTCTTCCTGTGCCTGTCCGATACCGCGGCGGTCGAGGCCGTGCTGTTCGGCGAGGGCGGACTGGCCCAGGCGTTGGCCGCGGGCAGCACGGTGATCGACACCAGCACCATCAGCGCGCCCGCGACGCGCGGCTTCGCGGCGCGGCTGGCCGAGCGCGGCGTGGCCATGCTGGATTCGCCGGTGAGCGGCGGCCAGCAGGGCGCGGCCACCGGCAGCCTGAGCTGCATGGTGGGAGGCGACGCGGCGGTCTTCGAGGCCTGCCTGCCTTATCTGCAGGCCATCGGGTCGAAGGTGGCGCACGTGGGCGGCGTCGGCGCGGGCCAGGTGGTGAAGGCCTGCAACCAGGTCGCGGTCACGGGTGTCATGCTGGGCGTGGCCGAGGCGTTCGCGCTGGCGCGCCGCCACGACGTCCCGCCCGCCGTGGTGCGCGAGGCCCTGCTGGGCGGCGCCGCGCGCAGCATGGTGCTGGAGAAGAATGCGCTGCGCCTGATCGAGCGGGACTTCCAGCCGGGCTTCAAGGCCGAACTGATGCGCAAGGACCTGCGGCTGGCCTTGCAGGCCGGACAGGACCGGGGCGTCTTCATGCCCGGCGCCGCGCTCATCGCGCAACTGCTGGAAGGCGTGTGCAGCGCAGGGGAAGGCAGCCTGGACTGGAGTGCGTTGGGCAAGCTGGTGGAGACCTTGTCGGGCGTGGACGAGCAGGCCTGA
- a CDS encoding molybdenum cofactor biosynthesis protein MoaE, with protein MRRVIVQESDFDAAALQRALYEACAGRAGAIATFTGYVRDHAPDQATQTLYLEHYPGMCERELQEIGDAAMQRWDIGGYVILHRVGELPRHAQIVFVAAASAHRGEAFRACEYIMDALKTRAPFWKRERLTSGEQFWVQARDADFDKTRRWDDAPAAMPPADQEQEQ; from the coding sequence ATGCGCCGTGTCATCGTGCAGGAATCCGATTTCGACGCCGCGGCGCTGCAACGCGCGCTGTACGAGGCCTGTGCCGGACGCGCCGGGGCCATCGCCACCTTCACCGGCTATGTGCGCGACCATGCGCCGGATCAAGCCACGCAGACGCTCTACCTGGAACACTATCCGGGCATGTGCGAACGCGAACTGCAGGAGATCGGCGACGCCGCCATGCAGCGCTGGGACATCGGCGGCTACGTGATCCTGCACCGCGTGGGCGAGCTGCCCCGCCACGCGCAGATCGTCTTCGTCGCGGCCGCCTCGGCGCATCGCGGCGAGGCCTTCCGCGCCTGCGAATACATCATGGATGCGCTCAAGACCCGCGCGCCGTTCTGGAAGCGCGAGAGGCTGACCAGCGGCGAGCAGTTCTGGGTGCAGGCCCGCGACGCCGATTTCGACAAGACCCGCCGCTGGGACGATGCGCCCGCGGCCATGCCCCCCGCCGACCAGGAGCAGGAACAATGA
- a CDS encoding molybdopterin molybdotransferase MoeA gives MLDFDTAQRQLSEAGPAPSRQETVTLGQALGRVLAQTLHARFDAPPADNSAMDGYAIRAADYAQGKALRVQQRVFAGDEAAPLVPGQATRLFTGSLIPDGADTVVMQEHCNEADGQVTINTAPTPGQHVRRRGEDIAEGAVLLEAGTVIGAAQVAALASQGLHEVPVHARLRIGILTTGDELVAPGQPRATQQIYNSNGPMLAALVAGMGAEPAHVLHARDDAQDLDRALRTLLADCDVVISVGGVSVGEKDLVKPALEALGGELALWKVRMKPGKPLALAQVQGKPVVCLPGNPVSAYAVFALMVTPLLRRMQGRALVFPAIERGVLQTDKRYRDDREEFVRVQSEADPAGTRRLRLYPQQGSGVLSSLTWAHGLARLPADTSLGNGDHVRYYDLKHWLA, from the coding sequence ATGCTTGATTTCGACACCGCCCAACGCCAGCTCTCGGAAGCCGGCCCCGCCCCTTCCCGCCAGGAAACCGTTACGCTGGGCCAGGCCCTGGGCCGCGTGCTGGCGCAGACCCTGCACGCCCGCTTCGACGCCCCGCCGGCGGACAACAGCGCCATGGACGGCTATGCCATCCGCGCGGCCGACTACGCGCAAGGCAAGGCGCTGCGGGTGCAGCAGCGCGTCTTCGCGGGCGACGAGGCCGCGCCGCTCGTGCCCGGCCAGGCCACCCGGCTCTTCACGGGCAGCCTGATCCCCGACGGCGCCGACACGGTGGTCATGCAGGAGCACTGCAACGAAGCCGATGGCCAGGTCACGATCAACACCGCTCCCACTCCGGGCCAGCACGTGCGCCGCCGCGGCGAGGACATCGCCGAAGGCGCCGTCCTGCTGGAAGCCGGCACCGTCATCGGCGCGGCCCAGGTCGCCGCGCTGGCCTCGCAAGGCCTGCACGAGGTTCCCGTGCATGCGCGCCTGCGCATCGGCATCCTCACCACTGGCGACGAGCTGGTCGCGCCGGGCCAGCCGCGCGCCACGCAACAGATCTACAACAGCAACGGCCCGATGCTGGCCGCCCTGGTCGCCGGCATGGGCGCCGAGCCCGCGCACGTGCTGCACGCGCGCGACGACGCCCAGGACCTGGACCGCGCGCTGCGCACGCTGCTGGCCGATTGCGACGTGGTGATCAGCGTGGGCGGCGTGTCCGTCGGCGAAAAGGATCTGGTCAAGCCCGCGCTGGAAGCGCTGGGTGGCGAACTGGCGCTGTGGAAAGTGCGCATGAAGCCCGGCAAGCCGCTGGCGCTGGCGCAGGTGCAGGGCAAGCCCGTGGTCTGCCTGCCGGGCAATCCGGTGTCGGCCTATGCCGTGTTCGCCCTGATGGTCACCCCGCTGCTGCGCCGCATGCAGGGCCGCGCGCTGGTGTTTCCCGCCATCGAGCGCGGCGTGCTGCAGACCGACAAGCGCTATCGCGACGACCGTGAGGAATTCGTGCGCGTGCAAAGCGAGGCCGATCCCGCCGGCACGCGCCGGCTGCGGCTCTATCCGCAGCAGGGCTCGGGCGTGCTCAGTTCCCTGACGTGGGCGCATGGCCTGGCGCGCCTGCCCGCCGACACGTCATTGGGCAATGGCGACCATGTGCGGTATTACGACCTGAAGCACTGGCTGGCCTGA